Proteins from one Syngnathus scovelli strain Florida chromosome 9, RoL_Ssco_1.2, whole genome shotgun sequence genomic window:
- the prr19 gene encoding proline-rich protein 19 isoform X2, translating to MAERQSVGASKCPADVSKHKVKRLKSRKERSQVRGSKDTCKLKARSCHAHDNLDVGNPYGCCRHSCCRHSCRRDGASTPPPELWEALVPMQEASVITEARLTGRRGLFNRKVKSIDIEQLLLGKREARVKETKAKATSSHVMTAASGPDEEAGATEEGRDNNSLASDVTPDQRERQHPAKNDLRQGLPSSAERTPQRKNPPDPRPPPSPIRCRPVVVETKADTHAQREDTGCKSVAVVARHLCEALRFPLMRKRNLVAESREVLVRALRAAHGQRLQQNLLHHHPRTEVQYPTQKDWDGRLMPDTFPAPFQVHSADSFYFGSKDASALENTRKGRQHVSWDLRSSPQQHFSQSDAWQSSPMNTSAGFLEDIFRPRVSPEDFSMDFGSSSTEIHHLFGPPPPCRAEPATHGFAKTDYTVGPFEDYFARRRLSRSQASCTQFGARQELAARYSPESFPLERETFFESQQYFPSPISFSQPLTSFHDHRYQPSYSPPSLFASLSSPKPLSFYHRKLY from the exons ATGGCAGAGAGACAATCCGTGGGGGCCTCTAAATGCCCAGCGGACGTGAGCAAGCACAAAGTGAAACGCCTGAAGTCACGTAAGGAGCGCAGTCAGGTGAGAGGCAGCAAGGACACCTGCAAGCTCAAAGCGCGCAGCTGCCACGCTCATGACAACCTGGATGTCGGGAACCCATACGGCTGCTGCCGGCACAGCTGTTGCCGGCACAGCTGCAGGAGGGACGGCGCATCGACCCCGCCGCCGGAGCTCTGGGAAGCGCTGGTTCCCATGCAAGAAGCCAGTGTCATCACGGAGGCCCGCCTCACCGGCCGCCGTGGGCTCTTCAACCGCAAGGTCAAGTCTATCGACATCGAGCAGCTGTTACTGGGGAAGAGGGAGGCCAGGGTCAAGGAGACAAAGGCAAAGGCGACATCCTCGCACGTCATGACTGCTGCAAGCGGTCCCGATGAGGAAGCCGGAGCCACTGAGGAAGGACGTGACAACAACAGCCTGGCGTCAGATGTGACGCCGGACCAAAGAGAACGACAACATCCAGCAAAAAACGATTTGCGCCAGGGGCTGCCATCCTCTGCTGAACGCACGCCGCAGAGAAAGAACCCCCCTGACCCGCGCCCGCCACCTAGCCCGATTCGCTGTCGGCCCGTCGTCGTGGAAACCAAGGCGGACACGCATGCCCAAAGAGAGGACACTGGCTGTAAGTCCGTCGCTGTGGTGGCACGGCACCTGTGCGAAGCCTTGCGCTTCCCCTTAATGAGGAAGAGGAATCTGGTGGCAGAGAGCAGGGAGGTTCTGGTGCGGGCTCTGCGAGCGGCGCACGGCCAGCGCCTGCAGCAGAACCTCCTCCACCATCATCCCAGGACAGAAGTCCAATATCCCACACAGAAAGACTGGGATGGACGCTTGATGCCAG aCACGTTCCCAGCACCATTTCAAGTCCACTCTGCGGATTCCTTCTACTTCGGCAGCAAGGATGCTTCCGCTTTGGAAAACACAAGGAAGGGAAGGCAGCACGTTTCCTGGGATCTCAGGAGCTCGCCACAGCAGCACTTCAGCCAG AGCGACGCTTGGCAAAGCAGCCCCATGAACACCTCGGCAGGCTTCTTGGAGGACATCTTCAGGCCTCGCGTCTCGCCGGAGGACTTCAGCATGGATTTTGGCTCCTCCTCGACAGAGATTCATCACTTGTTTGGCCCGCCTCCCCCCTGTCGAGCGGAACCGGCGACACACGGCTTTGCCAAAACGGACTACACTGTGGGTCCATTTGAGGACTATTTTGCGCGGAGGAGGTTGAGTCGATCGCAGGCGAGCTGCACGCAATTTGGCGCCCGCCAGGAGCTTGCAGCCCGATATTCACCTGAGAGCTTTCCCCTTGAGCGGGAAACCTTCTTTGAAAGTCAACAGTACTTCCCCAGCCCCATTTCGTTCTCACAACCTTTAACCTCCTTCCACGACCACCGTTACCAGCCATCTTACAGTCCTCCATCTTTATTTGCATCCTTGTCAAGTCCAAAGCCCTTGTCCTTTTACCACAGGAAATTGTACTAA
- the prr19 gene encoding proline-rich protein 19 isoform X1 — protein sequence MAPSPVFKMAERQSVGASKCPADVSKHKVKRLKSRKERSQVRGSKDTCKLKARSCHAHDNLDVGNPYGCCRHSCCRHSCRRDGASTPPPELWEALVPMQEASVITEARLTGRRGLFNRKVKSIDIEQLLLGKREARVKETKAKATSSHVMTAASGPDEEAGATEEGRDNNSLASDVTPDQRERQHPAKNDLRQGLPSSAERTPQRKNPPDPRPPPSPIRCRPVVVETKADTHAQREDTGCKSVAVVARHLCEALRFPLMRKRNLVAESREVLVRALRAAHGQRLQQNLLHHHPRTEVQYPTQKDWDGRLMPDTFPAPFQVHSADSFYFGSKDASALENTRKGRQHVSWDLRSSPQQHFSQSDAWQSSPMNTSAGFLEDIFRPRVSPEDFSMDFGSSSTEIHHLFGPPPPCRAEPATHGFAKTDYTVGPFEDYFARRRLSRSQASCTQFGARQELAARYSPESFPLERETFFESQQYFPSPISFSQPLTSFHDHRYQPSYSPPSLFASLSSPKPLSFYHRKLY from the exons ATGGCGCCCTCGCCAGTTT TCAAGATGGCAGAGAGACAATCCGTGGGGGCCTCTAAATGCCCAGCGGACGTGAGCAAGCACAAAGTGAAACGCCTGAAGTCACGTAAGGAGCGCAGTCAGGTGAGAGGCAGCAAGGACACCTGCAAGCTCAAAGCGCGCAGCTGCCACGCTCATGACAACCTGGATGTCGGGAACCCATACGGCTGCTGCCGGCACAGCTGTTGCCGGCACAGCTGCAGGAGGGACGGCGCATCGACCCCGCCGCCGGAGCTCTGGGAAGCGCTGGTTCCCATGCAAGAAGCCAGTGTCATCACGGAGGCCCGCCTCACCGGCCGCCGTGGGCTCTTCAACCGCAAGGTCAAGTCTATCGACATCGAGCAGCTGTTACTGGGGAAGAGGGAGGCCAGGGTCAAGGAGACAAAGGCAAAGGCGACATCCTCGCACGTCATGACTGCTGCAAGCGGTCCCGATGAGGAAGCCGGAGCCACTGAGGAAGGACGTGACAACAACAGCCTGGCGTCAGATGTGACGCCGGACCAAAGAGAACGACAACATCCAGCAAAAAACGATTTGCGCCAGGGGCTGCCATCCTCTGCTGAACGCACGCCGCAGAGAAAGAACCCCCCTGACCCGCGCCCGCCACCTAGCCCGATTCGCTGTCGGCCCGTCGTCGTGGAAACCAAGGCGGACACGCATGCCCAAAGAGAGGACACTGGCTGTAAGTCCGTCGCTGTGGTGGCACGGCACCTGTGCGAAGCCTTGCGCTTCCCCTTAATGAGGAAGAGGAATCTGGTGGCAGAGAGCAGGGAGGTTCTGGTGCGGGCTCTGCGAGCGGCGCACGGCCAGCGCCTGCAGCAGAACCTCCTCCACCATCATCCCAGGACAGAAGTCCAATATCCCACACAGAAAGACTGGGATGGACGCTTGATGCCAG aCACGTTCCCAGCACCATTTCAAGTCCACTCTGCGGATTCCTTCTACTTCGGCAGCAAGGATGCTTCCGCTTTGGAAAACACAAGGAAGGGAAGGCAGCACGTTTCCTGGGATCTCAGGAGCTCGCCACAGCAGCACTTCAGCCAG AGCGACGCTTGGCAAAGCAGCCCCATGAACACCTCGGCAGGCTTCTTGGAGGACATCTTCAGGCCTCGCGTCTCGCCGGAGGACTTCAGCATGGATTTTGGCTCCTCCTCGACAGAGATTCATCACTTGTTTGGCCCGCCTCCCCCCTGTCGAGCGGAACCGGCGACACACGGCTTTGCCAAAACGGACTACACTGTGGGTCCATTTGAGGACTATTTTGCGCGGAGGAGGTTGAGTCGATCGCAGGCGAGCTGCACGCAATTTGGCGCCCGCCAGGAGCTTGCAGCCCGATATTCACCTGAGAGCTTTCCCCTTGAGCGGGAAACCTTCTTTGAAAGTCAACAGTACTTCCCCAGCCCCATTTCGTTCTCACAACCTTTAACCTCCTTCCACGACCACCGTTACCAGCCATCTTACAGTCCTCCATCTTTATTTGCATCCTTGTCAAGTCCAAAGCCCTTGTCCTTTTACCACAGGAAATTGTACTAA
- the pafah1b3 gene encoding platelet-activating factor acetylhydrolase IB subunit gamma yields MSADEKNPAATPTACLDTQGDGRWMSMHNRFLSDSKDKEPDVLFVGDFLVQHMHQFGVWRQLFSPLHALNFGVGSDATQHVLWRLTNGELDHISPKIVVLWVGTQNHGHTAEQICGGIMEIVQVVKNKLPHAHTLVLGLLPRGKSPNPLRERNAEVNRLVRAAVAGLAHASFLNVDPGFVHSNGSISHQDMYDYLHLSPQAYQAVCEPLQTHLKSMLDRSAEN; encoded by the exons ATGAGCGCCGACGAGAAGAACCCGGCCGCCACACCCACCGCCTGTTTGGACACCCAGGGAGACGGACGATGGATGTCGATG CACAACCGCTTCCTGTCCGACAGCAAAGACAAAGAACCCGACGTCCTCTTCGTTGGTGACTTTCTGGTGCAGCACATGCATCAATTTGGT GTGTGGCGACAACTCTTCTCGCCACTCCACGCCctcaatttcggagttggcagtgATGCCACGCAGCACGTGCTCTGGAGACTGACCAACGGTGAACTGGACCACATCAGCCCAAAG ATCGTTGTTTTGTGGGTGGGAACTCAAAACCACGGACACACCGCAGAGCAGATCTGCGGCGGCATCATGGAAATCGTCCAAGTGGTCAAGAACAAGCTGCCGCACGCTCACACGCTCGTGCTG GGACTCCTGCCCAGAGGTAAGTCCCCAAACCCGCTGCGTGAGCGCAACGCCGAGGTCAACCGGTTGGTGCGGGCAGCCGTCGCCGGCCTCGCTCACGCCTCCTTCCTGAACGTGGACCCGGGTTTCGTGCACTCCAACGGCAGCATCTCCCACCAGGACATGTACGACTACCTTCACCTCAGTCCGCAGGCCTACCAGGCTGTGTGTGAGCCGCTGCAAACCCACCTCAAGTCCATGCTAGATAGGTCTGCCGAGAACTGA
- the LOC125975644 gene encoding carcinoembryonic antigen-related cell adhesion molecule 5, with product MLVCLIIISLFSCSADRAQGQGISASENPIAVGKNVTLFSQNQVSTGAWLFNNNLVVIIFPGGAVTASNWTGRVVFNANTSALTVMSLGLRDSGTYTLQDVGSSASQLVLSVQEPISGITMSTNGTDLVEFNDTVVLTCAVLMGTSLSFTWLNNTADVTPGEYVHFSHDGSVLTLSKVTRYDEGPFRCNVTNGISQGITSSAQFNISYGPTNAAVSVSPPVHTHITGSDITLTCSAESKPPATIQWMLDGMNLNHSGALLELPMVAENHSGDYQCLLHNSVTSRFSSVSSMIRIMAPITAVAVNHTSGVAVAEVPFTLNCHVSGEAEVIHWIKNGNLVSADNTTIFDVENRTLTLNPAQLADAGQYTCHAFNAVSNMTSSPYTLEVFYGPQTPVITGPFMALTGNQVLLNCSSTSHPPSVYSWHFNETKVADTSEYLTGPLALNMSGTYTCTAFNNVTGKNSTTYHTLTVLAPVRMASVMAAGANPILNHTFSLTCETVGSVVSITWTQDGVPLYTDGNTSLSWNNGTLTFEPVLLSHNGNYTCNASNRLSSFTSENYTLNVIYGPGIPNVTSPNVTLEGSNVTLSCSASSYPLSQYTWSFNGTNVANTSMYETTALSTNMSGTYTCTARNTVTGDNSSAHTVLTVLEHIKYIHINVSVHPSVEGYAYMLMCNVSGPADHVLWQKNGEPLITDARITMSTDNRTVTFNELHRNDSGQYHCRAFNPVQHMLSLPHLLLVNYGPETPMVYGPPVAVEGQSVNFSCSAVSLPDSHFSWWHNITLVANSSMFVTPPLTLNMSGQYTCMARNPVSGKNITRTLMLHVIEDIKSVKVQNDTIPTDGDNFTMTCVVDGPYASIQWKKNGTELSANWSATNHSQYHMEENKLHFTPLTRYEDGTYECIASNLVGSHKSPAYELLVNYGPLSVTILGPELSKELFTVTITCVADSRPESEYEWFLNDIPSSAIASSSVIQIPLLESNYTCKATNPVTNISMSRSKSISPFGSASALQSISHKYLVIINVLIVSVQALFH from the exons ATGTTAGTGTGTCTCATCATCATATCGCTGTTTTCCTGCTCAGCAG ATCGTGCACAAGGTCAAGGTATATCCGCCTCGGAGAACCCAATAGCAGTGGGGAAGAATGTCACCCTTTTCAGCCAGAACCAAGTTAGCACGGGTGCGTGGCTCTTCAACAATAACCTGGTGGTCATCATATTCCCCGGCGGAGCGGTCACCGCCTCCAACTGGACGGGCAGGGTGGTGTTCAACGCCAACACCTCAGCGTTGACGGTGATGTCACTCGGGCTGAGGGATTCCGGGACGTACACACTCCAAGACGTGGGTTCCTCCGCTTCACAGTTAGTGCTGTCGGTTCAAG AGCCTATTTCGGGTATAACAATGTCCACAAATGGCACCGACCTGGTGGAGTTCAATGACACGGTGGTGCTCACCTGCGCTGTGCTCATGGGCACTTCCCTGTCCTTCACGTGGCTCAACAACACGGCCGACGTGACGCCCGGAGAATATGTGCACTTCAGCCATGACGGCTCCGTGCTCACCCTCAGCAAAGTGACACGCTACGACGAGGGCCCGTTCAGGTGTAACGTGACCAACGGCATTAGCCAGGGAATCACCTCGTCTGCACAATTCAACATCAGCT ATGGACCCACAAACGCCGCCGTGTCAGTCTCGCCCCCGGTGCACACCCACATCACGGGCTCAGACATTACCCTGACTTGCTCGGCCGAGTCCAAACCCCCTGCGACGATCCAGTGGATGTTGGATGGGATGAACCTCAACCACAGCGGGGCACTTCTTGAGCTACCAATGGTTGCAGAGAACCACTCGGGGGACTACCAGTGTCTACTGCACAACTCTGTCACATCCAGGTTCAGCAGTGTGAGCTCAATGATCAGGATCATGG CGCCAATAACGGCCGTCGCGGTGAACCACACGAGCGGAGTGGCGGTGGCCGAGGTGCCCTTCACCCTCAACTGTCATGTGAGCGGGGAGGCAGAAGTCATCCATTGGATAAAGAATGGCAACCTGGTGTCTGCTGACAATACCACCATCTTTGATGTGGAGAACCGGACGCTGACTCTGAACCCGGCCCAGCTCGCCGATGCTGGCCAGTACACGTGTCATGCTTTCAATGCAGTGAGCAACATGACCAGCAGTCCCTATACCCTGGAAGTCTTCT ACGGCCCACAGACGCCAGTGATTACAGGACCCTTCATGGCCCTGACTGGAAACCAGGTTCTCCTCAATTGTTCCAGCACCTCGCATCCTCCAAGCGTGTACAGCTGGCACTTCAACGAAACCAAGGTGGCTGACACCTCCGAATACCTGACCGGCCCGCTGGCGCTCAACATGAGCGGGACATACACCTGCACAGCCTTCAACAATGTCACCGGGAAAAACAGCACCACGTATCACACACTCactgttttgg CTCCGGTGCGCATGGCCTCGGTAATGGCGGCGGGTGCAAACCCGATCCTGAACCACACGTTCAGCCTCACCTGCGAGACCGTAGGAAGCGTGGTGTCCATCACCTGGACGCAAGACGGAGTCCCGCTGTACACGGATGGCAACACAAGCCTCTCCTGGAACAACGGCACCCTCACCTTTGAGCCTGTGTTGCTATCCCACAACGGCAATTACACGTGCAATGCTTCTAACCGTCTCAGCAGCTTCACCAGTGAAAATTATACCCTCAACGTCATAT ATGGACCCGGAATACCTAACGTCACGTCGCCCAACGTGACGCTGGAAGGAAGCAACGTCACACTCAGCTGCAGCGCCTCATCATACCCGCTCAGTCAGTACACGTGGTCCTTCAATGGCACGAATGTGGCCAACACCTCTATGTACGAGACAACTGCTCTCAGCACCAACATGAGCGGGACATATACGTGCACGGCCCGCAACACCGTCACTGGCGACAACAGCTCAGCCCATACAGTGCTGACCGTTCTCG aGCACATCAAATACATCCACATAAATGTGTCCGTGCATCCTTCCGTGGAAGGATACGCTTACATGTTGATGTGCAACGTGTCCGGGCCCGCTGACCATGTGTTGTGGCAAAAGAACGGAGAGCCGCTGATCACCGACGCCAGGATCACCATGTCCACCGATAACCGGACCGTCACATTCAACGAGCTGCACCGTAATGATTCCGGACAGTACCACTGTCGGGCTTTCAATCCGGTTCAACACATGCTAAGCCTTCCTCACTTGCTTCTTGTCAACT ATGGACCAGAGACGCCGATGGTTTACGGTCCACCCGTGGCCGTGGAGGGACAGTCGGTAAACTTCAGCTGCTCGGCAGTGTCGCTGCCCGATAGTCACTTCAGCTGGTGGCACAACATTACCTTGGTCGCCAACAGCTCCATGTTTGTGACACCTCCTCTGACGCTAAACATGAGCGGACAATACACCTGCATGGCCCGCAATCCCGTGTCAGGAAAGAACATCACCAGAACCCTGATGCTCCACGTTATTG AGGACATCAAGTCAGTGAAGGTGCAAAACGACACGATTCCCACCGATGGCGACAACTTCACGATGACGTGTGTAGTGGACGGGCCGTACGCGTCCATCCAGTGGAAGAAAAACGGCACAGAGTTGTCGGCAAACTGGTCCGCTACCAATCACTCCCAATACCACATGGAAGAAAACAAGCTTCACTTCACGCCCTTGACACGCTACGAGGACGGCACGTATGAGTGTATCGCCAGCAATCTGGTTGGGTCTCACAAAAGCCCTGCGTACGAGCTCCTGGTCAACT ACGGCCCCCTCAGCGTGACTATTTTGGGTCCGGAGTTGTCCAAAGAACTCTTCACCGTTACCATCACGTGCGTGGCAGATTCGCGGCCAGAAAGCGAGTACGAGTGGTTCCTAAATGACATCCCCTCATCGGCCATTGCCTCGAGCAGCGTCATCCAAATTCCGTTGCTGGAGTCCAACTACACGTGCAAGGCGACCAACCCCGTCACTAACATCAGTATGTCGCGCAGCAAGTCGATCAGCCCTTTTG gttCTGCTTCCGCCCTCCAGTCCATATCGCACAAATATCTGGTGATCATAAATGTTTTGATCGTGTCTGTCCAGGCTCTCTTCCACTGA
- the LOC137840588 gene encoding carcinoembryonic antigen-related cell adhesion molecule 1-like, translating into MWMKIGPFMFDRSAFSNMKTMYSKKRENLLYCPFVSCPEPVLNVILGTKQSRPLESSPVALTCSVSSGSSPSFLWFNGSSEVTAHHRVALSEGNSTLTILNVSRYDGGLFRCFAFNPVSNGTSKPFVFTIIYGPDNVALTVNDQHAATASFASGSNLTVRCSAQSGPPALLHWAFEGRFLNTTGLSLELVHVNQEQSGPYSCLAFNNETNRSNNISEDILITKSYATSLKLHVWLLPVMLWFGCLLSNV; encoded by the exons ATGTGGATGAAAATAGGGCCCTTCATGTTTGATAGATCTGCTTTTTCAAACATGAAGACAATGTACagcaaaaaaagagaaaatcttcTCTATTGTCCATTTGTGTCCTGCCCAGAGCCAGTTTTGAACGTGATCCTGGGGACCAAGCAAAGCCGCCCGCTGGAGTCGTCCCCAGTGGCGCTGACATGCTCCGTCTCCTCGGGATCCTCGCCATCTTTCCTGTGGTTCAACGGGAGCTCGGAGGTGACGGCCCACCACAGGGTGGCGCTCTCCGAAGGGAACTCCACTCTGACCATCCTCAACGTGAGTCGCTATGACGGAGGCCTCTTTAGGTGCTTTGCGTTTAACCCCGTCAGCAATGGCACCAGCAAGCCCTTCGTCTTCACCATCATCT ACGGCCCGGACAACGTGGCTTTGACGGTCAACGATCAGCACGCTGCCACCGCTTCCTTTGCAAGTGGAAGCAACCTGACCGTACGCTGCTCAGCCCAGTCCGGACCGCCGGCTCTACTCCACTGGGCTTTCGAGGGCCGCTTTCTAAACACCACGGGCCTGTCGTTGGAACTTGTCCACGTTAACCAGGAGCAGAGCGGACCTTATTCTTGTCTGGCCTTCAACAATGAGACCAACAGGAGCAACAACATCAGTGAAGACATCCTCATAACTA AGTCCTACGCAACATCGTTGAAGCTGCACGTGTGGCTCCTTCCCGTGATGCTGTGGTTCGGATGCCTCCTGTCCAACGTGTGA